In Zea mays cultivar B73 chromosome 7, Zm-B73-REFERENCE-NAM-5.0, whole genome shotgun sequence, the following proteins share a genomic window:
- the LOC100283326 gene encoding splicing factor, arginine/serine-rich 7 isoform X1, which translates to MSDRRRDKEKPRDRDIDRHRDRDRDIDRHRDRDRDRDRDRDRDRERDHRRERERKRSRSRSPSADRDRSHRRHSHSHRGRPSPSPDAGRHKRRREASPASADHHHKEEKKAADSHATPGGGDIAAAAAAVGDGDVNAEELEMMKMMGIPVGFDSTKGKHVPDADVSGVRAVTKRQPRQYMNRRGGFNRPLPPERNR; encoded by the coding sequence ATGTCCGACCGCCGCCGCGACAAGGAGAAGCCCCGCGACCGCGACATCGACCGTCATCGCGACCGAGACCGCGACATCGACCGTCATCGCGACCGAGACCGCGACCGGGACCGGGACAGGGACAGAGATCGCGAGCGAGACCACCGCCGCGAGCGCGAGCGGAAGCGCTCCCGCTCCCGGTCCCCGTCGGCGGATCGGGACCGCTCCCACCGCCGCCACTCTCATTCGCACCGAGGCCGTCCTTCCCCCTCTCCCGACGCCGGCCGCCACAAGCGCCGCCGCGAGGCGTCCCCTGCCTCCGCGGACCATCACCATAAGGAGGAAAAGAAGGCTGCCGACTCTCACGCGACACCCGGCGGAGGGGACATCGCGGCCGCGGCCGCTGCGGTGGGTGACGGCGACGTGAATGCGGAGGAACtggagatgatgaagatgatgggcATTCCCGTCGGTTTCGACTCCACCAAGGGGAAGCACGTGCCCGACGCCGACGTCAGCGGGGTGCGTGCCGTCACCAAGCGCCAGCCGCGCCAGTACATGAACCGCCGCGGCGGATTCAACCGCCCTCTGCCGCCTGAGCGCAACCGCTAA